CACCGACACTCGTTGCTTCACCATCAAAACCGTCGACCTCAGTGGTGCCGATGCCTTGTCCGAGCGCGAGCGCAGCAACTTGCTCAAGCCTTACATCGGCCAATGCCTCGGTGTGCCCCAGCTCAATGAATTGCTCAAGGTCATCACCGACCAATACATGACCAAAGGGTTGGTCACCAGCCGTGCGTACTTGCCACAGCAAGACCTTTCCAGCGGCAACTTGAAGGTGCAGGTGGTCGAGGGTCGATTGGAGGGAATGAAGGGCGCAGAAAACAGTGGTGTCACCGACCGCCAGCTGTTTATGAGCTTCCCTGGCAAAACGGGCGATCTGCTCAATCTGCGGGAAGTTGAGCAGATGGTTGATCAACTGAACCGCTTGCCTTCCAACCAGGCGCAGATGGAATTGGCACCGGGCAAAGCCGTTGGCGGCAGCGAAGTGCTGGTCAAAAATACCCCACAAAAGCCCTGGCGCGTTGGCCTGTCGCGCCACAACGGTGGCCAGCGCAGCACGGGAGAGCAGCAGTGGGGTGCCAGTCTGGATTGGGATAACCCTCTCGGCCTGGCTGATCAACTCTCGCTGCGGGGCGGCCACGATGCGCTAAGCGATCACAAAAAAAACTCGAGCAACTCGATGCTCAACTACAGCCTGCCGTTCGGCTGGTGGAACCTCAATTACACCTACAGCGAAACCGAATATCGCTCCTTGGCCCAGGCCAGCGGTTTCAATTTCAAGCAATCGGGCGACAGCCAAAATCATCAGTTGCGCCTGGAGCGCGTGATCCATCGCGATGCCCTGAGCAAAACATCCCTCAGCACCGGCGTGGCGTACCTGCGCACCAACAACTTCATCGAGGACAGCAAGCTCGCGTTGAGCAGCAACCGTCTCAGCGAAGCCCAGTTCGGCATTAACCATGGCCGCCGCATTGGAGGCTCATTCCTCAACATCGACTTGGGCATGCAGGACGGCATCGGTGCGTTCGACGCCCAGGCCAATCACAACCCACGCCCCGGCCAGGCCGATGCGCGCTATCGCAAATACACCGCGACCCTGAGCTACCTGTACCCGTTCAAGCTGTGGGGCGAGTCGTTCAGTTTCAGCAGTCTGATGACCGGCCAGCGCAGCGAAGATGTTCTGTTCAGCCCTCAGCGCATGAGCCTGGGTGGGCAGTCGTCGATTCGCGGCTACAAGGATCAAAGCCTGGCTGGTGACAGCGGCGGTTACTGGCGCAATGACCTGCGCTGGAGCCGCCCGGTGACCTGGGACTGGATGCAGCCGGTGTTCAGCGAGTACGGCACCAGCCTGGGGTATGACCAGGGCGTGATCCGCCGCGATCGCTATAACGCCGAACAGCACGGGCGCATGACCAGCAACTCGGTGGAGCTGTTTGCACGTGGCCAGAACGTCGCCGCTACCGTGACCTTTGCCCACTCTTTGGAACGACCGGCGCCGATCACTGAGCGTGAAGCGCCGATCTATTTCCGCCTGGATTTCTTTCTCTAAATTTTTACCGCCCTTGGGCATCGAGACATGACATGGACGTTCAACAGCTCGCCTTCCTTGCGCGCCAACCTTCTGCATCCCTGAAAAGCCGCTCCCACTTCATGGGCTTGCCCAAACGCGGGTTGGCGTTTGTTTTGGCGAACGTCATGTTCTGGCAACCGTTGCTGGTGCAGGCGGAGGGGATTGTGGTCAGCGCGCCGGGCACCAGCCTGGATCAGGCGGCGAATGGCGTGCCTATCGTCAACATCAGCGCACCCAATGGCAGCGGGCTGTCGCATAACCAGTTCAGCGATTACAACGTCGGCCAACAGGGAGTGATCCTCAACAACGCCACCAGCCGCACTCAGTCCACGCAGTTGGGCGGGATCATCCTCGGCAACCAGAATCTCAACGGTACGGCTGCCAGGGTGATCCTCAACGAGGTCAACGGCGGTAGCCCCAGCCAACTGCGCGGTTTTACCGAAGTGGCGGGGCAGTCGGCCCATGTGATCGTGGCCAACCCGTATGGCATTACCTGCAACGGCTGCGGCTTTATCAACACCCCGCAAGCGACGTTGACCACCGGCAAGCCTGTGCTCGAAAACGGCCAGCTTCAGCGGTATCAGGTGGATCAGGGCAGCGTTGTTATTGAAGGGGGCAGGCTCAATACCAACAACATCGACCGCTTCGAAATCATTACCCGCTCAGCCAAGCTCAATGCCGAAATTCAGGCCAAGAACCTGACAATCATTGCCGGCGCCAATGATGTTGATGCCAAGACCCTGAAGGCTACTGCGCGTGCCACCGACCCGGCGACGGCTCCTCAACTGGCCATCGACTCCTCGGCTCTGGGCGGCATGTACGCCGGGGCGATCAAGCTAGTCAGCAGTGAAGCCGGTGTCGGCGTAAAGCTTGACGGCAACATGCTCGCCAGTGGTGGCGATATGCAGTTGGATGCCAATGGTCACTTGAGCCTGGCGCAGGCCACGGCGGCGCAAGCGGTTGTCATCAATGCCAAAAGCCTGGACGCCCAGGGCGCGATCTATGCCGGTACCCGTGTCGAAGCCACCACCCAAGGCACACAGACCAACCGTCATTCCATCGCCGCTCAGGACAGCGTCAAGCTGACCAGCGACGGTCAGCTCAACAACCTTGGCTTGATCGAGGCCGGTGTCACCCCGCAAAGCACCCGCAACCAGAGCGGTGATGTGACCCTCACCGCCAAGAGCATCGACAACCGTGGCCAGAGCGTCATCGCCAGTCGCGACCTCAAGGCAACCGTCAGCGAGACCCTCGACAACCGCGCCGGCACGCTGTCGGCGAACACCGGGATGAACCTCAACGCCCAGGACATCGACAATCGCAGCGGCACCCTGACCAGTCAGGGCACGCTCAACACTACTCTCGGTGGTCGGCTCAATAACCGCGACAACGGTACCCTCGCCAGCGCCGGTGAGCAGACCTTGAAAGCAGCCGCGGTGCAGAACACCAACGGGGTCATCAGCAGCCAGGATACCCTTGCCCTGGACGTGGTCAGCCTCGACAACAGCAGCGGTAAGATCACCACTAAAAGCGCGCTGACCCTGACGGGCACCACCGTCGAAAACGCTAAGGGTCAGATCACCAGTCAGGGTGACATCCGCGCCACCGCCAGAGTCTTCAACCAGCAAGGCGGCAAACTGATCAGCCAAGGCCAGCTCAGTCTGACCGCTGACACGATCGACAACAGCCTTGACGGATACATTGCCTCCGTCAATGCCATGGGCCTCACTGCCCATCAGCAACTGATCAACACCGGCAAAGGCATCATCAGCACCCAGCAGGGCCTGACCATCAACGGCGGTGCGGTGGACAACACCACGGGCAGCCTGCTCAGCCAGAGCGGCATCACCGCGACCTTGGGCGCAGGGCTGAATAACCAAGATGGCAGCGTCATCACCCAGACCGAAAACCTCACCATCGAAGCCCACAACGTTGATAACCGTGGCGGTGTATTGGCCAGTGTTGCGGGCAAGCTCAAGGCCACTTCGGCGACCGTGCTGGATAACGGGAAATCGCTCACCGCAGCTGACGAAGCGGGGCTGATCCAGGCCCATTCGATCAACCTGGGCGCGCAACAATCGCTACTGAACAATGGCGGCCAGATTGCTGCCCTGAGCGGCGATACCCAGATCACCAGCACGATCCTCGACAACCAGAACGGTGCATTGCTGGCCAAGCAAGCCCTGAACGTAAGCGCTACCCATCTCAACAACAGCCAAGGCCGAGCTGCCGCAGATGCCATCGATTTCGGCCTGACCGGCGAACTGAACAACCAATCTGGCCTGGTCGAAGGCGCCAGCGCTTTGCTGATTGACGCCGCGTCCATCAACAACCAGAACGGCAAATTGCGCTCCCTCGGTCAACAAGGCACCGCCAGCGTAGCCAGTGCGCAGTTGCTGGATAATCAGCGCGGCATGATCGAAGCCGCCAACCATGACGTGTCCCTGCGCATGGCCAGCTTCAAGAACACCGACGGCAATGTCCGTCACGTCGGCACAGGCACTTTTGCGGTCGATCTGGCGAAGTTCAGCAATATCGGCGGAAGTGTCGCCACTGCCGGCACGCTGACCGTCGACGCCGCCACCTGGGACAACAGCACGGATGTTCAGGCTGATGTGCTGAATGTCACCGTAGGCCAGCTCAACCAGGCAGCCACCGGCAAACTTGCCGCCAGCCAACGCTTCACCGGCAAGGGCGACAGCTGGACCAATGCCGGACGCATCACCAGCGGCGGAGCGTTCTCCCTGACCGCCGCCAATGTCACCAACACCGGCACCCTCGGCGGCGCCGGCAAGGTTGATCTGAACGCCGAGGCGGTGCGCAACGATCACGGTCTGATCTTCAGCGGCACCGACATGGCGCTGCGCTTCAAGAACCTGACCAACTACTACGCCGACATCTACAGCCTCGGCGGCCTGAGCATGATGGCCCGCGACGGCGTGGCCCGCAGTGCGTTACTGGAAAACATCTCCAGCCATATCGAAGCCGCCAACGATGTGCTGGTGCGCAGCGACAGCGTAATCAACCGCAAGGACGTGTTCAGCACTGTCGACCAACTGGTGTCGGGCAGCCTGAGTGTGAGGTGCTACGACTGCAGCGGTGACCACCACAACGTCGATTACATTGCCAACGAAGTCTCCAAAAGTGTAGTGGCGACAGATTCGGCCAGCTCATCTATCCAAAGTGGGGCCAAGCTGACCGTCGATGGATCCAGCGTGCTGAATAAATACAGCACCATGGCCTCGGGCGCGGATCTGCTGATCACCGCCGACAACTTCGCCAACATCGGCGCTACCACCGGTACCAGCACACGCACACGCACCTGGAACACCGGCCGCGTTACCGACGGTACGGATGAGCGCTTCCGCGCCAACTGGATCTACCCCTACAACGCTCAGCCCAACCCCAAGGTATTGCCGGTGGGCGCGCTCAACTCTTTCAACCTGGTGGGCGACACCACCACCGTGACCCCGGGCGATCCCATTGCCTCGGTGATCCAGGCGGGCGGCAATATCAGCATCCAGGCGACCCAGCAGCTGGAAAACAGCAGCATCGTGCAGTTCACGCCGCCTACGCCCGTCGCGGACAAGGGCGGCGCCACGACCGTGACCAAGCCCGCCGTGGTGGTGCTGAACCCGCAACTGCCACCGGACCTGGCACAGCAACAAGTCAACCCGACCAGCATGCCGGGCTTCGCCCTGCCGAGCGGTACGAACGGGTTGTTTCACGTGGTCGACAGCGCCGC
This genomic stretch from Pseudomonas sp. Os17 harbors:
- a CDS encoding ShlB/FhaC/HecB family hemolysin secretion/activation protein produces the protein MWRLVRRTRLSLLSAFFCLGTVGMAESAPLQNAPGVTDLIRDRQDRLLEEQQRRLEELKDLPGKVVAPSQQAAPTDTRCFTIKTVDLSGADALSERERSNLLKPYIGQCLGVPQLNELLKVITDQYMTKGLVTSRAYLPQQDLSSGNLKVQVVEGRLEGMKGAENSGVTDRQLFMSFPGKTGDLLNLREVEQMVDQLNRLPSNQAQMELAPGKAVGGSEVLVKNTPQKPWRVGLSRHNGGQRSTGEQQWGASLDWDNPLGLADQLSLRGGHDALSDHKKNSSNSMLNYSLPFGWWNLNYTYSETEYRSLAQASGFNFKQSGDSQNHQLRLERVIHRDALSKTSLSTGVAYLRTNNFIEDSKLALSSNRLSEAQFGINHGRRIGGSFLNIDLGMQDGIGAFDAQANHNPRPGQADARYRKYTATLSYLYPFKLWGESFSFSSLMTGQRSEDVLFSPQRMSLGGQSSIRGYKDQSLAGDSGGYWRNDLRWSRPVTWDWMQPVFSEYGTSLGYDQGVIRRDRYNAEQHGRMTSNSVELFARGQNVAATVTFAHSLERPAPITEREAPIYFRLDFFL
- a CDS encoding two-partner secretion domain-containing protein, whose amino-acid sequence is MDVQQLAFLARQPSASLKSRSHFMGLPKRGLAFVLANVMFWQPLLVQAEGIVVSAPGTSLDQAANGVPIVNISAPNGSGLSHNQFSDYNVGQQGVILNNATSRTQSTQLGGIILGNQNLNGTAARVILNEVNGGSPSQLRGFTEVAGQSAHVIVANPYGITCNGCGFINTPQATLTTGKPVLENGQLQRYQVDQGSVVIEGGRLNTNNIDRFEIITRSAKLNAEIQAKNLTIIAGANDVDAKTLKATARATDPATAPQLAIDSSALGGMYAGAIKLVSSEAGVGVKLDGNMLASGGDMQLDANGHLSLAQATAAQAVVINAKSLDAQGAIYAGTRVEATTQGTQTNRHSIAAQDSVKLTSDGQLNNLGLIEAGVTPQSTRNQSGDVTLTAKSIDNRGQSVIASRDLKATVSETLDNRAGTLSANTGMNLNAQDIDNRSGTLTSQGTLNTTLGGRLNNRDNGTLASAGEQTLKAAAVQNTNGVISSQDTLALDVVSLDNSSGKITTKSALTLTGTTVENAKGQITSQGDIRATARVFNQQGGKLISQGQLSLTADTIDNSLDGYIASVNAMGLTAHQQLINTGKGIISTQQGLTINGGAVDNTTGSLLSQSGITATLGAGLNNQDGSVITQTENLTIEAHNVDNRGGVLASVAGKLKATSATVLDNGKSLTAADEAGLIQAHSINLGAQQSLLNNGGQIAALSGDTQITSTILDNQNGALLAKQALNVSATHLNNSQGRAAADAIDFGLTGELNNQSGLVEGASALLIDAASINNQNGKLRSLGQQGTASVASAQLLDNQRGMIEAANHDVSLRMASFKNTDGNVRHVGTGTFAVDLAKFSNIGGSVATAGTLTVDAATWDNSTDVQADVLNVTVGQLNQAATGKLAASQRFTGKGDSWTNAGRITSGGAFSLTAANVTNTGTLGGAGKVDLNAEAVRNDHGLIFSGTDMALRFKNLTNYYADIYSLGGLSMMARDGVARSALLENISSHIEAANDVLVRSDSVINRKDVFSTVDQLVSGSLSVRCYDCSGDHHNVDYIANEVSKSVVATDSASSSIQSGAKLTVDGSSVLNKYSTMASGADLLITADNFANIGATTGTSTRTRTWNTGRVTDGTDERFRANWIYPYNAQPNPKVLPVGALNSFNLVGDTTTVTPGDPIASVIQAGGNISIQATQQLENSSIVQFTPPTPVADKGGATTVTKPAVVVLNPQLPPDLAQQQVNPTSMPGFALPSGTNGLFHVVDSAAVAKNSQDLSQANIQGSDASRVFVGPKYLVETNSAFTDLKQFMSSDYLLGKLGYDPETSWKRLGDGLYEQRLIQQAVTARTGQRFIAGQTTDEGMFKYLMNNAIATKDQLNLSVGVTLTSQQVAALTHDIVWMEDQVINGQHVLVPVLYMAQANNRLTADGALIQGKDVTLIAGADLKNSGTLRASENLSAAAGNNLVNTRLAQAGEKLKLVAGKDLVNMQGGILKGKDVDLSTLTGDIRNDRTITTIENSGKGFSSKTAVVDSAARVEAENNLTMHAARDLLNVGGAITAGKNAELSAGNDVVIAAAREETGSTRQDKRHFWAQSQTVQHASEIKVGGNLDVVATNDLTMVASHVKAGGDVNLSGKDVSLLAAANEESSEYRYKRSGKKIKQEEDHVRQQGTTIEAGGDVKVAALQDLTMVASKINAGNEAYLVAGKQLNLMAELNRDYSLYDMSKKGSWGSNAAKRDEVTQHTNVGSEIKTGGDLTLKSGGDQRYQVATLDSGKDLTLDSGGRIVFEGVKDFHDESHTKSKGDLAWYKMKGEGKTDETLRQSALIAQGKLVIKAAEGIRIDIKQVDQQSVSQTIDAMVQADPNLAWMKQAEARGDIDWRQVKEIHDSFKYESSGLGAGAKIAIAILMSFILGPAGLGLSGSNLAVAASLSTTAVTSTIDNKGNLGLAVKDTFSTGSLKNAAIAGFTAGFLDYADDKWFTAADGAGSATQGIQPTDGAAVGAANSSKDIFRWSNASDAATRTVGRALISSGVSSAIGGGSFGSNFSAALMGEAGQMAMASGFNWIGDNAIHFPDASVQKVVAHAIMGGLLAELTGSDFKTGAAAAGLNEVMVSSMGDLGRDNKELRLVLSQLTGLVAAAAVDGDLDKGVAIAKGATQYNHDLHEPAAKQMAQQALDQCRENPLLCDMGIDFSKLTVDDIVFAMRVEGEHGKGIENAKPEAIAFVDGFMFSRAPHIVGDLYTETESERYRLGVEAKASLVLAVINLGNGIRSFGNYLQGLVRATPTGVPVAKAVDELAAKGTGGAGQAAKNPNSTSAMTDAEAGMPYSHPVKPAAKETAKNLVSGETKVVGIDKPAANDANFTLALPSGKKGSVVRGALEEHEFKQASDIVSFRGGQFKGADTPSFAGIDGWLDGVPVQLKTIKGTSINSVRRNILSGAEDMAKAGYKGDLYIDAASTGVSMEKMLSHFKSGSPVSNVVGEGTVSNIYIKTQDGWMNISSGRVSQYKGWE